The Bosea sp. 685 DNA window ACGAAGCCAAGGCCAGGCTCGGCTTCAGCGGCCGCTCCGTCATCCTGACCTTCGGGCTATTGTCGCCCAACAAGGGCATCGAGGTGATGATCGACGCGATGCCTTCGATCCTGCGCCGTCGTCCCGACGCGGTCTATGTGGTTCTGGGCGCGACGCATCCCAATCTGGTCCGCGAGCAAGGCGAGGCCTATCGCGCCAGCCTGATGAATCGCGTGCGCGAACTCGGCGTCGAGGATCACGTGGTCTTCCTCGACCAGTTCGTCGACCAGGCAACGCTGCTCGGCTTCATCTCGATGTGCGACGTCTATGTCACGCCCTATCTCAACGAGGCGCAGATGACATCCGGGACGCTGGCCTACAGCTTCGGCCTGGGCAAAGCGGTCGTATCGACGCCGTACTGGCACGCGCAGGAACTGCTCGCGGATGGTCGCGGCGTCCTGGTGCCATTCGGCGATGCGGTTGCCATCGGCGACGAGATCGCAGGCCTTCTGACCGATGACAGCCGACGGCAGGCGATGCGGCTGCGCGCCTATGCGAGCAGCCGCTCGATGACATGGGAGCGCACCGCCAAGCGCTATCTCACGGCGTTCGAGACGGCGCGCCGGGGTCGCCTCCTGACTGTGGTCGCGGGTGCAGCCCAGGCGAAGCCCTTGCCGCAGATCGCCGCGCCTCCCGAGATGCGGACGGGCCATTTCCTGAGCATGTGCGACGATACCGGCCTGTTCCAGCACGCCGTCCATTCCGTGCCCGATCGTGCGCATGGCTACTGCGTCGACGACAATGCCCGGGCGCTGCTCCTCGCCTGCATGCTGAACAGCACCGGAGAGCCACGCCTGTCGGAAGCCCTGACGGCGCGTTTCGCCTCGTTCGTCCAGCATGCCTGGAACCCCGATACGCGGCGATTCCGCAATTTCATGAGCTTCGACCGGCGCTGGCTCGAGGATACCGGTTCGGAAGACAGCCACGGACGGACACTCTGGGCGCTTGGCGAATGCGCGCGTAGCGATATCAGCCCATCGCGCCGGCAATGGGCCGCTGCCCTGTTCGCGGAAGCCTTGCCCGTGGTCGAGGAATTCACCTCGCCCCGTGCCTGGGGCTTCGCCCTGCTCGGCCTGGACGCCTATTGCGCGATTGCCGGTGCGCCGGCGACGGCGATCTGGCTGCGCACGCTGCTGGCCGACCGGCTGCTCGGCCTGATGTCGGCGGTCGAGACGCCGGACTGGGTCTGGTTCGAGGACGGGTTGTCCTATGACAATGCGCGCCTGCCCCAGGCGCTGATCGCGACCGGCGTTTCGATGAAGGTTCCGGCCTATGTCGAGGCCGGCTTGCGCTCGCTGCGCTGGCTTACAGGCCTGCAGACCACGCCAGCGGGCTTGTTCAGGCCGGTCGGCTCGGACAGTTTCGGCGACAAGCGCTGCGCGCCCAAAGCCTTCGACCAGCAGCCGCTGGAAGCGACCGCGACGATCTCCGCCTCCCTTGCCGCCTGGCGCGCGGACGGCGATCCGCAATGGCGGGCTGAGGCCGCGCGGGCCTTCGCCTGGTTCCTGGGACATAATGATCTCTCATCGCCCTTGGTCGATCTGGACACGGGCGCCTGTCGCGACGGCTTGCATCGCGACCGACCGAATGAGAACCGCGGCGGCGAATCCGTGGTATCCTACCTCATCAGCCTCGCCGAGATTCGCCAGCTAGCCCGCATCAGCGGGGATCGCCCGAAACTGGCGCCGCTTCGGGCCTTGCACGCCTGAGCCTCCGGCGAGCACGCACAAACAGACTGGGGTCGCCTTGTCCCAATCAACCTTCCTGAACCGGCAGGCCCTGTATCTGCGCCCCGACCCCGCAAGGGTCGTGGTGCGCCGGTTCGGCCCACAGGCGGAGCCCAGGGATCTCAACCACACCGACAAGATCCGGGCGAACCATATCGTCGAGCGGGTCCTGTCGCTCGATGCCGCGACGGCGGAGAGCCTGCTCGCCGAGGTGCTGGAGAATTTCAAGGGCCGGCACCGCAACCTGCTGGAACGCTTCGAGGCCCGCGCCGACGAGATGGAGGAGGCCTTCGCGACACATGGCGAATTCAGCCAGGTCCAGCGCCGGCTGGTCGGATCCTACTTCCTGCATGAATATTCCTTCGAGGCGGCGGCGCTGTTCAATCCGAGCATCGTTTCGCATCCCGACCAGTCCGGAGCGCCTCCGGGCGGACGCCGCTTCATCCTGAGCCTTCGCGCCGTTGGAGAGGGGCATATCTCATCCCTGACATTCCGCTCCGGCTCGATCGCAGCCGATGGCAGCGTCAGCATCGACCCGACATCGCGTCTGGCTTCGATCGCGACCTTGAGGAACCGGATGGCGCGCCTCGACGGCGAGGACGTCGAGGTCATCTTCTCCGCCGATGGCGACATCAGCGAGCGGGTGATCTTCCCCGTGACCGCAGCCCAGTCGAACGGCATCGAGGATGCGCGCTTCGTCGCCTTCGAGGATGACGGGAAGACCGTGTTCCGCGCGACCTACACGGCCTATAATGGCCGGGGCATCCGCTCCGAATTGATCGAGACCAGCGACTTCCTGTCGTTCCGGATGTCGCCGCTGCGGGGCTCGGCAGCCGTCAACAAGGGCATGGCGCTGTTCCCGCGCAAGATCAATGGCCGCTACGCCATGATCGCGCGGCAGGACAGCGAGAACCTCTATCTGATCTATTCCGACGATCTCCTGACCTGGGAGGCCGGCGGCGTCGCGCTGCTGAAGCCGCAATTCCCCTGGGAATTCATCCAGATCGGCACCTGCGGCTCGCCCATCGAGCTCGACGAAGGCTGGCTGCTCCTGACCCATGGCGTCGGGCCGGTCCGGAAATACGCGATCGGAGCGGTTCTGCTCGACAAGGCGGACCCGTCGAAAGTGCTGGCGCGCTCGCGCGAGCCCTTCGTCCGCCCCGAACCCTCCGAGCGCGAAGGCTATGTTCCCAACGTCGTCTATACCTGCGGGGCGATACGCCATAACGACCAGATCATCCTGCCTTATGCCGTCTCCGACACCTTCTGCAATTTCGCGACGATCAAGATCGCTGCACTCCTGCAAGCCATGGAACGCCGCGATGCGGGAACCGGCGTGTGACGGAGACGAGCCGCTGCCGGCAGGCGGCCCGGGAAATTCGCCTCTCCTGTCGAAAAGGGCATCGATTTGTATTGATTTCGATATGACTTTGCTTGATTTCGGTAGCCAATTTCAGCATCCATTTAAATTATGAGAGCCCTGAAATTTGACTTTCTGAAATTATTCACCTAGGTTGGTCTCGCCGATATTTGTCTGGTTGGCTGTTTTTTCTCGCGCTTCGGCGCGTCTCTGGCGAACTCCCTTTCGAAATCGTGCTGAGCCCGTTGCGCATTCGCGAGACGGTCGACGAATATTATCAAAAGGAGAGTTCGCTATGGCCACTGGCACAGTGAAATGGTTCAATTCCACCAAAGGCTTCGGCTTCATTCAGCCCGATGACGGCAGCCAGGACGTGTTCGTCCATATCTCTGCGGTCGAACGCGCTGGCATGCGCGAGATCGTCGAAGGCCAGAAGCTCGGCTACGAGATGGTCAAGGACAACAAATCCGGCAAGATGTCCGCCGAGCAGCTGCAGGCAGCGTAGAGCGCTTTCGCGCGAAGCGGACACCGGTTCGCGTGAAGACGACGCATCAAAACAAAGAGCTAGAGCGGGTTCCGATCCAATTGGATCGTTCAACAGCCCTAGCTGATATTCGACCTTTCCGATGACCACGGATGTACTGGCATCGCGACGAGGATGAAGAACACGGGGAAGGCCAGGTTCACGCCTGGCCTTTTTCATAGCGTTGGCCTTTGCCGCCGACGCCAAAGTGCTTCTGCTCTTTTTTGCACGAACCGGGCGCCATTTTCGCTCGAAAATAATCCAACCGGGAGAAATCACCTGGCCGAGAACTCGAAATCCCGCATCCAGGCGGAGGCCGCATTCCTCAAGATCCAAGCCCACGCCTTGCCGGGAACCCGGATCATATCCGAGGCCGATATCGCCGATCTGGCCCGCGACGCCAACACCGCGAGGCTGAAGGAACTGCGACTGAACAGGGAGGCTCTCGACCGTGCCGCTGCGACGGCTGTTCCGCCAAAGCCAAAAATGCGCAAGAGTTCAGCTTCGACGTGAATTCGACTTCGGTGTGAATTCTACTTGGGCGCGGCATGGACGAGCGCGCGCTTCGGTGCGCGCCTGACGGCCACGCTCACGCCTTGTTGCGCAGCCTTGATTGATGGGATTTTGCCTTGGACATCGACGTTACGCCAAAATCCGGCGAAGCAGCTTGGCTGCTGACTGACCTGCTCGGACGGCCCATGGGGCATGTCGCGGAGGAACCTGCCGGCGAATTCAGGATCCATCCCGCTGGTCAGGCGCTGCTGACGATGAAGGCGATGAAATGCGGCCCCTTCAGAACACTCGATGATGCCTTGGCCGAGATCGAACTCTTTACCCGGAGCACCTGCAGGCGGGTGTTGGGCGGCGATCCACCGCCAGAGGCAGACGCGGCTTCCTAGAGCAGGATGCGAAAGAGTGGGAACCGGTTTTTCGCATCGACCCTGCTCTAGACCCTCGTTTTAACGCGTTCTCTTCACGCGAACCGGTCTCGACGTCGCTCGAAAACGCTCTAAGCGGGACGTCGCTTGGCCGGAGTGCCTGCAGGCAGATCGATGAGCTTGGCCTTTCGCGAGGCCTTTGCCTCCTCCGATACCGGCGTGGTGGACAGCGCCTTGTCGATATGACGGCCTGCGACGGCCCGCGCCTTCAATTGCTGGCGCTTGCGGGTGACATTGCGGGGCGCATCCGCCGGTTGCGACAAATCCATGTCGTGGGCGAGGGCCGGGCTGTCCGGCTCCGTTGCCTGATCAGAGAGAGCGGGACGGGTTATCTTGATAGCGGTAGATTTGGTCATTAGGAGTCAATGATCAGCGCGCCGTTTTGTTCCGGTTTTTAGCGGAATTTCTTAATCCGCCGAATTGATGCTGAATCAGAGACAAGAACTGCTAAGATTACAGCCGGGCGATGTTCGTTCGCGGGCGAGCCGCGACCAGCGCCCTGATCAAGGCCCCCGCCTCGCGCAGTCCGGGTTTCAGAAAGCCTCAATCATGGTCATCGGCACGCCCAAAGCCCTGCTCGCATGACCGCCCCATGGTGGCAGGCAGGCGTGATCTACCAGATCTATCCGCGCTCCTTCCAGGATACGAATGGCGACGGCATCGGCGATCTCAAAGGTATTGCGCGGCGGCTCGACTATCTCGCCGGCCTCGGCATCGACGCGATCTGGCTCTCGCCGATCTATCCCTCGCCGATGGCCGATTTCGGCTATGACGTCGCCGATTATTGCGGGATCGATCCGCGTTTCGGCACGCTCGCCGATTTCGACGATCTGCTTGGGCAGACCCATGAGCGCGGGCTCAAGCTTGTGCTCGACTTCGTGCCGAACCACAGCTCCGACCGGCATCCTTGGTTCGTCGAGAGCCGCTCCTCGCGCCTCAATCCGAAACGGGACTGGTATCTCTGGCGTGATCCTGCGCCCGGTGGCGGGCCGCCCAACAACTGGATCAGCGATTTCGGCGGCTCGGCCTGGGAGTGGGACGAGGCCACCGGGCAGTATTACTACCACGCTTTCCTGAAGCAGCAGCCGGACCTCAACTGGCGCAATCCGGCTGTGCAGACAGCGATGCATGAGGTGATGCGCTTCTGGTTCAATCGCGGCGTCGATGGCTTCCGCATCGATGTGCTCTGGCACCTGATCAAGGCGGCGGATTTCCCCGACAATCCGCCAAACCCGGCCTATCGGCCCGCCATGGGCGATATGCACCGCGTGCTCCAGCTCCACTCGGCCGATCAGCCCGAGATCCATGCCATCGCCGCCGAGATGCGCGCCATCGCCGACGGCTACCGCGCTACAGAGCAA harbors:
- a CDS encoding glycosyltransferase family 4 protein translates to MSPLHRIAFIGNSLPRRCGIATFTTDLEQAIASSGAGVDTSIIAMNDHGHGYDYPPSVHCQVRDEQLEDYARAADFVNDGRFDVVSLQHEFGIFGGEAGGHIMALLSRLTVPVVTSLHTVLSAPTAVQRDVMERIIDASARVVVMAEKARDLLRTVYRLPADKIEVIPHGIPAFAFLEPDEAKARLGFSGRSVILTFGLLSPNKGIEVMIDAMPSILRRRPDAVYVVLGATHPNLVREQGEAYRASLMNRVRELGVEDHVVFLDQFVDQATLLGFISMCDVYVTPYLNEAQMTSGTLAYSFGLGKAVVSTPYWHAQELLADGRGVLVPFGDAVAIGDEIAGLLTDDSRRQAMRLRAYASSRSMTWERTAKRYLTAFETARRGRLLTVVAGAAQAKPLPQIAAPPEMRTGHFLSMCDDTGLFQHAVHSVPDRAHGYCVDDNARALLLACMLNSTGEPRLSEALTARFASFVQHAWNPDTRRFRNFMSFDRRWLEDTGSEDSHGRTLWALGECARSDISPSRRQWAAALFAEALPVVEEFTSPRAWGFALLGLDAYCAIAGAPATAIWLRTLLADRLLGLMSAVETPDWVWFEDGLSYDNARLPQALIATGVSMKVPAYVEAGLRSLRWLTGLQTTPAGLFRPVGSDSFGDKRCAPKAFDQQPLEATATISASLAAWRADGDPQWRAEAARAFAWFLGHNDLSSPLVDLDTGACRDGLHRDRPNENRGGESVVSYLISLAEIRQLARISGDRPKLAPLRALHA
- a CDS encoding glycoside hydrolase family 130 protein; this translates as MSQSTFLNRQALYLRPDPARVVVRRFGPQAEPRDLNHTDKIRANHIVERVLSLDAATAESLLAEVLENFKGRHRNLLERFEARADEMEEAFATHGEFSQVQRRLVGSYFLHEYSFEAAALFNPSIVSHPDQSGAPPGGRRFILSLRAVGEGHISSLTFRSGSIAADGSVSIDPTSRLASIATLRNRMARLDGEDVEVIFSADGDISERVIFPVTAAQSNGIEDARFVAFEDDGKTVFRATYTAYNGRGIRSELIETSDFLSFRMSPLRGSAAVNKGMALFPRKINGRYAMIARQDSENLYLIYSDDLLTWEAGGVALLKPQFPWEFIQIGTCGSPIELDEGWLLLTHGVGPVRKYAIGAVLLDKADPSKVLARSREPFVRPEPSEREGYVPNVVYTCGAIRHNDQIILPYAVSDTFCNFATIKIAALLQAMERRDAGTGV
- a CDS encoding cold-shock protein — translated: MATGTVKWFNSTKGFGFIQPDDGSQDVFVHISAVERAGMREIVEGQKLGYEMVKDNKSGKMSAEQLQAA